A genomic window from Serinus canaria isolate serCan28SL12 chromosome 4A, serCan2020, whole genome shotgun sequence includes:
- the APOOL gene encoding MICOS complex subunit MIC27 isoform X1 has protein sequence MQRIKARIIQVAKLAAVSSGLPFICITVHAATEKESKSQLVKPDKLPIYSAPPLTSRYIEEQPGLLQQQLTALRRSTGHYFGWCQSLYVFIKNGITDSIQFGKDAYVYLNNPPPDFVPKAAVITVSGLAGVVLARKGSIFKKIAYPLGLTTVGYSVCYPAQSVVLAKVTGKKLLCASHQTYEAVRSLWADKETVTKLQQESKAIKQEDKKKKGNSSTKPESAVESGSFKRTESLPVECRSNEDPVPSSGTVKKSKFKPDPKLVDHGQSSPEDVDMYSTRS, from the exons ATGCAAAGAATTAAAGCCAGAATTATCCAG GTGGCAAAGCTGGCAGCTGTTTCTTCTGGGCTGCCATTTATATGTATTACTGTACATGCAGCAACAGAAAAGGAATCAAAAAGTCAGCTGGTGAAGCCAGATAAG CTCCCCATTTACAGTGCACCCCCCCTGACGTCCAGGTACATcgaggagcagccagggctcctgcagcagcagctcacgGCCCTGCGGAGATCAACCGGCCACTACTTTGGTTGGTGCCAG AGTCTCTAtgtctttattaaaaatggaataaCGGATTCAATTCAGTTTGGAAAAG ATGCTTATGTTTACCTGAACAACCCCCCCCCAGATTTTGTTCCCAAAGCCGCTGTAATTACGGTGTCTGGCCTGGCTGGTGTAGTGCTGGCAAGAAAAG GTTCTATATTTAAGAAAATTGCTTATCCATTGGGACTTACTACTGTAGGATATTCTGTTTGTTACCCAGCTCAGTCAGTGGTCCTTGCTAAG GTAACAGGGAAGAAGTTACTTTGTGCGAGTCACCAGACCTATGAGGCTGTGAGGTCACTGTGGGCTGACAAGGAAACTGTCACCAAG ctgcagcaagagTCAAAAGCAATTAAGcaagaagataagaaaaaaaagggaaattctaGTACCAAACCTGAGTCTGCTGTTGAGTCAGGATCATTTAAAAGAACTGAATCTCTTCCAGTAGAGTGTCGGAGTAATGAAGATCCAGTGCCTTCATCAG GAACAGtgaagaaatcaaaatttaagCCTGATCCAAAGCTTGTGGACCATGGTCAGTCCAGCCCAGAAGATGTGGACATGTACAGCACCAGGAGCTAA
- the APOOL gene encoding MICOS complex subunit MIC27 isoform X2, with protein sequence MAAKVAKLAAVSSGLPFICITVHAATEKESKSQLVKPDKLPIYSAPPLTSRYIEEQPGLLQQQLTALRRSTGHYFGWCQSLYVFIKNGITDSIQFGKDAYVYLNNPPPDFVPKAAVITVSGLAGVVLARKGSIFKKIAYPLGLTTVGYSVCYPAQSVVLAKVTGKKLLCASHQTYEAVRSLWADKETVTKLQQESKAIKQEDKKKKGNSSTKPESAVESGSFKRTESLPVECRSNEDPVPSSGTVKKSKFKPDPKLVDHGQSSPEDVDMYSTRS encoded by the exons GTGGCAAAGCTGGCAGCTGTTTCTTCTGGGCTGCCATTTATATGTATTACTGTACATGCAGCAACAGAAAAGGAATCAAAAAGTCAGCTGGTGAAGCCAGATAAG CTCCCCATTTACAGTGCACCCCCCCTGACGTCCAGGTACATcgaggagcagccagggctcctgcagcagcagctcacgGCCCTGCGGAGATCAACCGGCCACTACTTTGGTTGGTGCCAG AGTCTCTAtgtctttattaaaaatggaataaCGGATTCAATTCAGTTTGGAAAAG ATGCTTATGTTTACCTGAACAACCCCCCCCCAGATTTTGTTCCCAAAGCCGCTGTAATTACGGTGTCTGGCCTGGCTGGTGTAGTGCTGGCAAGAAAAG GTTCTATATTTAAGAAAATTGCTTATCCATTGGGACTTACTACTGTAGGATATTCTGTTTGTTACCCAGCTCAGTCAGTGGTCCTTGCTAAG GTAACAGGGAAGAAGTTACTTTGTGCGAGTCACCAGACCTATGAGGCTGTGAGGTCACTGTGGGCTGACAAGGAAACTGTCACCAAG ctgcagcaagagTCAAAAGCAATTAAGcaagaagataagaaaaaaaagggaaattctaGTACCAAACCTGAGTCTGCTGTTGAGTCAGGATCATTTAAAAGAACTGAATCTCTTCCAGTAGAGTGTCGGAGTAATGAAGATCCAGTGCCTTCATCAG GAACAGtgaagaaatcaaaatttaagCCTGATCCAAAGCTTGTGGACCATGGTCAGTCCAGCCCAGAAGATGTGGACATGTACAGCACCAGGAGCTAA